In Symmachiella dynata, the following are encoded in one genomic region:
- a CDS encoding exo-alpha-sialidase: MILRLFAVTVMCVAALDSAAFAAEPKLGEPMGPVDLLTHDGRKMTMRNYDERPATAVLFLSPRCPVTEKAINDIAALYQEYRRKNVLFVGIVPDAEVTNAELADFIQKRGVIFPLYRDPQGKIVKQFGASVTPEVFMLDRESNLIYHGGLAEAAGRDALESRIRDVLAKKEITPKSEKATGSAIGAKLSPIKRDNPYGQLSFSSELVFEKIPQAAVHHCSVIEQAPNGDLLCVWYGGNYESGDDQMIFLARREKGSRTWSEPEVLIEDALLPPGNAIIFVDGRKRLQMVWCRMEPTRPIRRGGGWDRCRLMLRTSEDNGRTWSKDREMFDEDLWAVPRNRPLVLRDGTIVLPVEAVVDGQDGSTFLISRDNGDSWKIGGFTAGGSQPALAERKDGSLVALMRKYPQITEIISQDQGETWSEAKPTTLNNPDSGISMIPLANGHWVIVYNDSENSRTPLSIARSTDEGRTWEAPLKLEANPGEYSYPSLLQTADGKIHVTYTFRRYGIKHVELNEDWLVHMERPN; encoded by the coding sequence ATGATCTTGCGATTGTTTGCCGTCACTGTGATGTGCGTTGCCGCACTCGATTCCGCCGCATTTGCAGCGGAACCCAAATTGGGCGAGCCGATGGGGCCTGTGGATTTGCTGACCCACGATGGCCGAAAAATGACGATGCGTAACTACGACGAACGGCCGGCGACAGCGGTGCTGTTTTTGTCGCCGCGGTGCCCCGTGACGGAAAAAGCGATCAACGACATTGCGGCGCTCTATCAGGAATACCGTCGTAAGAACGTGCTGTTTGTGGGTATTGTTCCCGATGCGGAGGTGACGAACGCTGAACTGGCGGATTTTATCCAAAAGCGAGGAGTGATTTTTCCGCTGTATCGCGATCCGCAAGGAAAGATCGTGAAACAATTCGGAGCCAGCGTGACCCCCGAGGTGTTTATGCTGGATAGAGAGTCGAATCTGATTTATCACGGCGGATTGGCAGAGGCTGCCGGACGCGATGCGCTGGAGAGTAGAATTCGCGACGTGTTGGCGAAAAAGGAGATCACACCGAAATCAGAGAAAGCAACAGGTTCTGCGATCGGTGCGAAATTGTCGCCGATTAAACGGGACAACCCGTACGGGCAATTGTCGTTCTCCTCGGAATTGGTGTTCGAAAAAATTCCGCAAGCGGCGGTGCACCATTGTTCGGTGATCGAACAGGCGCCCAATGGGGATTTGTTGTGCGTCTGGTATGGCGGCAATTATGAATCCGGGGACGACCAGATGATTTTTCTCGCTCGCCGCGAGAAAGGTTCGCGGACTTGGAGCGAGCCGGAAGTGTTGATCGAAGATGCACTGCTGCCGCCGGGCAATGCGATTATTTTTGTCGATGGTCGCAAACGGCTGCAAATGGTCTGGTGCCGGATGGAACCGACGCGACCGATTCGCCGTGGTGGGGGGTGGGACCGCTGCCGTTTGATGCTCCGCACTTCGGAGGATAATGGGCGGACTTGGTCGAAGGATCGCGAGATGTTTGACGAAGATCTGTGGGCCGTACCCCGCAATCGCCCACTCGTACTGCGGGACGGGACGATTGTATTGCCGGTGGAGGCGGTCGTGGATGGTCAGGATGGATCGACCTTTTTGATCAGCCGCGACAACGGGGATTCCTGGAAGATTGGCGGATTTACCGCTGGCGGAAGCCAACCGGCGTTGGCGGAGCGTAAAGATGGTTCGCTGGTAGCGTTGATGCGCAAATACCCGCAGATCACGGAAATTATCTCGCAGGACCAAGGAGAGACCTGGAGCGAGGCAAAGCCGACCACGCTAAATAATCCCGATTCGGGGATTTCGATGATTCCGCTCGCCAACGGGCATTGGGTGATTGTGTACAACGATTCAGAAAACAGCCGGACTCCGCTCAGCATCGCCCGTTCGACCGATGAAGGGCGGACTTGGGAAGCGCCGTTGAAATTGGAGGCGAACCCGGGCGAGTATTCCTATCCGTCACTGTTGCAAACAGCCGATGGGAAGATTCATGTGACGTATACGTTCCGGCGATATGGTATCAAACATGTCGAGCTGAATGAGGATTGGCTGGTGCACATGGAACGTCCAAATTGA